In Treponema vincentii, a single window of DNA contains:
- a CDS encoding DNA methyltransferase has translation MTYEEFLKEKIAIASSSGFSVAENDIHPILKPHQKDAVKWAIAGGCRAIFASFGLGKTIMQLEILRLILAREGGKALIVTPLNIVDEFYHDAQTLLDNLPVRYIKTQEDIEVASEAILITNYERVRDGNINLESFTACSLDEASVLRSYGSKTYQEFLPKFKNIRYKFVATATPSPNKYKELIHYAGFLGVMDTGQALTRFFKRDSTKANNLTLYPHKEKEFWIWVSTWALFITKPSDVNPSYSDSGYNLPALNVIYHKVSVDDATAGYEDDGQVKMFRDAALGLKEASKEKRDSISDRVAQTLQIVQAAPDDHFILWHNLEAERHALQKAFPDAGFVYGSQDLEKNVEITRAFKSGKLQYLATKPDISAQGGNMQYHCHKCIFVGIDYKFNDFIQAVHRIYRFQQSHPVEVHIIYTESEQAVLKALEEKWEQHKHLVFQMTEIVRKYGLSSITLAEKLARTIGVERKVVEGKCFKAVLNDNCIELPTMADNTVDLVVTSIPFSNHYEYTPTYNDFGHNENNEKFFQQMDFLTPHLLRVLKPGRLACIHVKDRILFGNATGDGMPTVDPFSDMTVFHFLKHGFRYMGRIIITTDVVRENNQTYRLGWSEQCKDGSKMGVGCPEYILLFRKLPTDTTKAYADTPVQKTKEAYSRGRWQIDAHAYWRSSGNRLVTLEELKECPVSDMQKLYRRYSKEHIYDYSEHVRLAEELDEARKLPASFSVISNASPSEYVWDDVNRMYTLNSEQSRKALNMHICPLQTDVVERLIERYSNSGEVVYDPFAGLFTVPYIAVKKGRYGIGHELNEISFNDGVAYLKEADIEKTVPTLFDFDDFKIAK, from the coding sequence ATGACATACGAAGAATTTTTGAAAGAGAAAATCGCAATTGCATCATCAAGCGGTTTTTCTGTAGCCGAAAATGACATACATCCTATTTTAAAGCCTCATCAAAAAGATGCCGTAAAGTGGGCAATCGCCGGAGGCTGCCGTGCAATATTTGCAAGTTTTGGGCTTGGAAAAACAATCATGCAACTTGAGATACTCCGCTTGATTTTAGCAAGAGAAGGTGGCAAGGCGTTGATTGTAACACCTTTGAATATCGTTGACGAATTTTATCACGATGCGCAAACATTGCTTGATAATCTTCCTGTACGCTATATTAAAACACAGGAAGATATAGAGGTTGCAAGTGAAGCAATTCTTATTACAAACTACGAGCGGGTGCGGGACGGGAATATCAATCTTGAATCGTTCACTGCATGCAGTTTAGATGAAGCATCTGTTTTGCGCTCTTACGGCTCTAAAACGTATCAAGAGTTTTTACCGAAGTTTAAAAATATACGCTATAAGTTTGTTGCAACAGCGACGCCCTCTCCGAATAAATATAAAGAGCTTATCCATTACGCGGGCTTTTTAGGCGTAATGGATACCGGTCAAGCTCTTACCCGTTTTTTTAAACGGGATAGCACGAAAGCTAACAATCTTACACTTTATCCGCATAAAGAAAAAGAATTTTGGATATGGGTTTCCACGTGGGCGCTTTTTATTACAAAGCCTTCTGATGTCAATCCTTCCTATTCTGATAGCGGCTATAATTTACCGGCGCTCAATGTTATCTATCATAAGGTATCGGTTGATGATGCAACAGCCGGATATGAAGATGACGGGCAAGTAAAAATGTTTCGAGATGCCGCGCTCGGTTTAAAAGAAGCATCGAAAGAAAAGAGAGACAGTATCAGCGATCGAGTAGCGCAAACACTTCAGATAGTGCAGGCCGCCCCTGACGATCATTTTATCCTCTGGCATAATTTAGAAGCAGAGAGGCACGCTCTTCAAAAAGCCTTCCCTGATGCAGGTTTTGTGTATGGCAGTCAAGATCTTGAAAAGAACGTCGAAATTACGAGGGCGTTTAAAAGTGGCAAATTGCAATATCTTGCAACTAAGCCTGATATATCGGCGCAAGGCGGCAATATGCAATATCATTGCCACAAATGTATTTTTGTCGGTATTGATTATAAGTTCAATGATTTTATTCAAGCCGTACACCGCATCTATCGGTTTCAACAGTCTCATCCGGTTGAAGTACATATTATCTATACCGAAAGTGAACAAGCGGTATTAAAGGCATTAGAGGAGAAATGGGAGCAGCATAAGCATCTTGTATTCCAGATGACAGAGATTGTCCGTAAATACGGATTGTCTTCAATAACACTTGCAGAAAAGCTCGCTCGCACCATCGGTGTTGAAAGAAAGGTCGTTGAAGGGAAATGTTTCAAAGCGGTGTTAAACGATAACTGTATCGAGCTTCCTACAATGGCAGATAACACGGTTGATCTTGTTGTTACCTCAATTCCGTTTAGCAATCACTACGAGTATACCCCGACATATAACGATTTCGGACACAACGAAAATAACGAGAAATTCTTTCAACAGATGGATTTTCTCACTCCGCACCTCTTGCGGGTATTAAAACCCGGGCGACTTGCCTGTATCCATGTCAAAGACCGTATCTTGTTCGGTAATGCGACCGGAGACGGAATGCCGACAGTGGATCCTTTTAGCGACATGACAGTATTCCATTTTTTAAAGCATGGGTTTCGCTATATGGGGCGCATTATTATCACCACCGATGTCGTACGGGAAAACAATCAAACCTATCGGCTCGGATGGAGTGAGCAATGTAAAGACGGTTCAAAAATGGGTGTAGGATGCCCTGAATACATTCTGCTTTTCCGAAAGCTCCCAACCGATACGACGAAAGCATACGCAGATACGCCGGTACAAAAGACGAAAGAAGCATACAGCCGCGGCCGCTGGCAAATTGATGCGCACGCATATTGGAGATCAAGTGGTAATAGGCTCGTAACACTTGAGGAATTAAAAGAATGTCCGGTATCCGATATGCAAAAATTGTACCGGCGCTATTCAAAAGAACATATTTATGACTACAGCGAACATGTCCGGCTCGCAGAAGAACTGGACGAGGCACGGAAACTCCCGGCTTCATTTTCTGTTATTAGCAACGCTTCTCCAAGTGAGTATGTATGGGATGATGTCAATCGTATGTATACGCTCAATAGCGAGCAGTCTCGAAAAGCGCTGAATATGCACATTTGCCCGCTGCAAACAGATGTCGTTGAACGCCTTATTGAGCGATATTCAAATTCAGGTGAGGTTGTCTACGATCCGTTTGCGGGCCTTTTTACCGTGCCGTATATTGCCGTAAAAAAAGGCCGCTATGGTATTGGGCATGAGTTAAACGAGATTTCATTTAATGATGGCGTTGCGTATTTGAAAGAAGCTGATATTGAAAAGACAGTGCCAACGCTTTTTGATTTTGATGATTTTAAAATTGCAAAATAA
- a CDS encoding DUF6291 domain-containing protein: MAESFIFYETFSKQLKLLDKELRYQFYEAIVEYGLYGTTPHFTGLEACAWLPIQEAIDNAKARRIKNTEDGKKGGRPEIPQEIQQAVCEDLEAGMTQKETAEKHGVSQQVVSKIKKEVYGTTYYKPSSNTTNLDVDVDVDVDVDVDVDVDVNGDGNEIVSPPEEPDGGVKPSPVKKTQTIPEQAERLAHLLYDLHRQVDPHFTTSQKHIEQWARDIEKLNRIDKRSYEDIEKVIRWAKTAGNFWCPNIISGSKLREKYPQVFLQMQQQYTRSPPEGKNKRFDCNVTGTQEEMPF; encoded by the coding sequence ATGGCGGAAAGTTTTATCTTTTATGAAACCTTTTCAAAACAATTAAAACTATTAGACAAAGAATTGCGCTATCAGTTTTATGAAGCGATTGTTGAATACGGGCTTTATGGTACGACGCCTCATTTTACGGGGCTTGAGGCGTGTGCATGGCTTCCAATACAAGAAGCTATCGACAATGCCAAAGCCCGCCGCATAAAAAACACCGAAGACGGGAAAAAAGGCGGACGGCCTGAAATACCGCAAGAAATACAGCAGGCAGTCTGTGAAGATTTAGAAGCAGGGATGACGCAAAAAGAAACCGCTGAAAAACATGGAGTATCACAACAAGTTGTATCAAAAATTAAAAAAGAGGTTTATGGTACCACGTACTATAAACCCTCGTCAAATACCACAAACCTTGATGTAGATGTAGATGTTGATGTAGATGTTGATGTTGATGTAGATGTTGATGTTAATGGTGATGGTAATGAAATAGTATCCCCGCCGGAAGAACCGGACGGGGGTGTAAAGCCTTCGCCTGTTAAAAAAACACAAACAATTCCGGAACAAGCGGAGCGTTTAGCGCACCTACTCTATGACCTCCACCGGCAGGTAGATCCTCACTTCACTACCAGTCAAAAGCATATCGAGCAATGGGCGAGAGATATCGAAAAACTCAACCGTATTGATAAACGCAGCTATGAAGACATTGAAAAAGTAATCCGTTGGGCTAAAACGGCGGGGAACTTCTGGTGTCCAAATATCATATCCGGTTCAAAGCTGCGAGAAAAATATCCGCAGGTATTTTTGCAAATGCAACAGCAATACACCCGCTCCCCACCGGAAGGAAAGAATAAGCGATTCGATTGCAATGTAACCGGCACTCAAGAAGAGATGCCGTTTTAA
- a CDS encoding ATP-binding protein produces MKKQRNIFTIFMSLPKNPRDTFVLMYGNSGTGKSHLASAAVVLNNAEYTTWQFLDLRIRSTYNSYAAKKTEYQMIMHYCTIPFLVIDEIEKGKNEEAKSNCLSLICRERHERNRPLWLAGNCNYEWVKEMLDSSVIDRLKEKGKSFNFDWESYRPKLREAEAI; encoded by the coding sequence ATGAAAAAGCAGCGAAATATCTTCACGATCTTTATGAGCTTGCCAAAAAATCCGCGCGATACATTCGTGCTGATGTACGGTAATAGCGGCACGGGCAAAAGCCACCTTGCAAGCGCGGCGGTTGTGCTTAACAACGCGGAATATACAACATGGCAATTCTTAGACTTGAGAATTCGATCGACGTATAACAGCTACGCGGCAAAAAAAACAGAATACCAGATGATAATGCACTATTGCACTATTCCGTTTCTTGTTATCGACGAAATCGAGAAAGGAAAGAACGAAGAAGCGAAAAGCAACTGCTTATCGCTTATTTGTCGTGAACGGCACGAACGCAATCGCCCGCTCTGGCTTGCGGGTAATTGTAATTACGAGTGGGTAAAAGAAATGCTTGATAGCTCTGTAATTGATCGGCTAAAAGAAAAGGGCAAGTCGTTCAATTTCGACTGGGAAAGTTACCGACCGAAGCTACGGGAAGCGGAAGCGATTTAG
- a CDS encoding HNH endonuclease: MKLTKKEREEIRTMFDGRCAYCGKLLSDRFCVDHVKPIFRGLDEKPAIAGEDVKDNLFPSCQRCNLHKHTLTLDKFREAIKHQVEILKERDYNYKLAADFGLVKETGNDVIFWFEKYKGKQYE; this comes from the coding sequence ATGAAACTCACTAAAAAAGAACGGGAAGAAATCCGTACTATGTTTGACGGCCGGTGTGCCTATTGCGGAAAACTGCTATCCGATAGATTTTGCGTAGACCACGTAAAGCCGATTTTTAGAGGCTTGGATGAAAAACCTGCAATAGCCGGAGAGGATGTAAAGGACAATCTTTTTCCATCCTGTCAACGGTGCAATTTGCATAAGCATACATTAACTCTTGATAAGTTTAGGGAAGCAATTAAACACCAAGTCGAAATTCTAAAGGAGAGGGATTATAACTATAAACTTGCCGCCGATTTTGGGCTGGTAAAAGAGACTGGAAATGATGTTATTTTCTGGTTTGAAAAATACAAAGGGAAGCAATATGAATAA
- a CDS encoding single-stranded DNA-binding protein, translating into MNNLNSLLIEGIVGSNPVITTSKKGTPICIFTLISKCTFQEMDTPQEDTIEMTVEAWARVAEICDKYCMKGDSVKIIGRLKQNATDSKATVIAHSIEFRPIVRI; encoded by the coding sequence ATGAATAACTTAAATTCATTGCTTATTGAAGGAATAGTTGGAAGTAATCCTGTTATCACCACTTCTAAAAAAGGTACACCGATTTGTATTTTCACGCTAATTTCAAAATGTACTTTTCAAGAGATGGATACTCCACAAGAAGATACGATAGAGATGACGGTTGAGGCATGGGCGCGAGTCGCAGAAATATGCGATAAATATTGCATGAAAGGAGACTCTGTTAAAATTATCGGACGGTTGAAACAAAATGCAACAGATAGCAAGGCTACAGTAATAGCGCATAGTATTGAGTTTAGACCGATAGTAAGAATATAA
- a CDS encoding helix-turn-helix domain-containing protein: MNIGDMFYLEWHKRRLTLYDVACKIGCSALHLSQIETGRVLPLKRYSLSKLCELYGLDRNEIYRLACEEAEKKQKEAQSPQKQTGSVTCKHSDRLLLGRGYVTHLINHG, translated from the coding sequence ATGAATATCGGAGATATGTTTTATCTTGAATGGCATAAACGCCGTTTAACCTTATACGATGTCGCTTGTAAAATAGGGTGTTCTGCATTGCATCTCTCTCAAATAGAAACAGGTAGAGTATTGCCATTAAAACGCTATAGTTTATCTAAACTCTGTGAACTATATGGATTAGATAGAAATGAAATATATCGGCTTGCCTGTGAAGAAGCAGAAAAGAAACAAAAAGAAGCACAATCGCCTCAAAAACAAACAGGTTCGGTAACGTGCAAACATTCCGACCGGCTGCTTTTGGGGCGTGGGTATGTTACGCATTTAATCAATCACGGATAA
- a CDS encoding master DNA invertase Mpi family serine-type recombinase has protein sequence MTYGYIRVSTDKQTLKNQKFEITNFCKREKLQIDGWIEETISGSKNYNKRKLGELLKVIKKDDLIICAELSRLGRNLFMIMEILNICMNKECKVWTIKDNYRLGDDIQSKVLAFAFGLSAEIERNLISQRTKEALARVRAEGKQIGRIKGSHNSYTKLSGKENYIRIKLSAGCTRASIAKELHVDRTTLYRFLKIQNDQPDEAIT, from the coding sequence ATGACATACGGATATATTAGAGTAAGCACCGATAAGCAAACACTGAAAAATCAAAAATTTGAAATTACTAATTTTTGTAAGCGTGAGAAACTACAAATAGATGGATGGATTGAAGAAACTATCAGCGGCAGCAAAAACTACAACAAGCGTAAACTGGGAGAGCTTTTAAAAGTAATCAAAAAAGATGATTTAATCATCTGTGCAGAGCTTTCACGCCTTGGACGTAATTTGTTTATGATTATGGAAATCTTAAATATCTGCATGAATAAAGAGTGCAAAGTATGGACGATTAAAGACAATTATCGTCTTGGGGATGACATACAAAGCAAGGTCTTAGCCTTTGCTTTTGGATTAAGTGCCGAAATAGAGCGTAATTTAATTAGTCAGAGGACGAAGGAAGCGCTTGCGCGCGTTAGAGCTGAGGGTAAGCAGATTGGGCGAATAAAAGGTTCGCATAATTCTTATACAAAATTGTCAGGAAAAGAAAACTATATACGCATCAAATTATCTGCCGGATGTACAAGAGCAAGTATCGCAAAAGAATTACATGTTGATAGAACAACACTATATCGTTTCTTGAAAATACAAAATGATCAACCGGATGAGGCAATCACATGA
- a CDS encoding phage antirepressor KilAC domain-containing protein has translation MNTVSLFENEKSAAEKTMTVKEVAVVLGVTERTVQRHLKAIRESLDNVVEVKNGIQTSITEAEVTLIKKKIETSGRNDIIVPSALPKTNLEKQLLIRQAMQLQNEMIAELEAENEQLKIKNAEAKPKVEYYDTLIERGNSTNIRTTAKELGFSEKQFIKQLQLDRFLYRDKHNQLCPYAEYVQKGYFEMKEWQHGQKSGIQTLITVAGKQYFLGKYKKAA, from the coding sequence ATGAATACAGTGTCCCTTTTTGAAAATGAAAAGTCGGCAGCAGAAAAAACAATGACGGTAAAAGAAGTCGCAGTTGTTTTAGGAGTAACGGAACGTACTGTACAGCGGCATTTAAAAGCTATTCGAGAGAGCCTCGACAACGTTGTCGAGGTGAAAAACGGAATACAGACTTCCATTACCGAAGCGGAAGTAACATTGATTAAGAAAAAAATAGAAACAAGCGGCCGTAATGATATAATCGTGCCGTCAGCATTACCAAAAACCAACCTTGAAAAACAGCTTTTAATCCGTCAAGCAATGCAATTACAGAATGAAATGATTGCGGAACTGGAAGCGGAAAACGAACAGCTGAAAATTAAGAATGCCGAAGCAAAACCAAAAGTGGAGTATTACGATACGCTCATTGAGCGGGGGAACTCTACCAACATCCGCACTACTGCAAAAGAATTGGGCTTTTCTGAAAAGCAGTTTATTAAACAGTTACAGCTTGACCGGTTTTTATATCGTGATAAACACAATCAGTTATGCCCTTACGCTGAATATGTACAGAAAGGCTATTTTGAAATGAAAGAATGGCAGCACGGACAAAAGAGCGGTATACAGACGCTTATCACTGTTGCCGGCAAACAATACTTTCTCGGTAAGTACAAAAAGGCGGCATAA
- a CDS encoding HNH endonuclease, with protein MTIKETRLYVFNRAGWRCAVCGKKIDWNTGQLAHRIPKTKSNIKQYGLSVIDHPFNVRATCSLRCNAAVLIGNSSIEKQQLIEAIKREIKE; from the coding sequence ATGACAATAAAAGAAACTCGCCTCTATGTGTTTAATCGGGCTGGTTGGAGATGCGCTGTATGCGGCAAAAAAATAGACTGGAACACGGGACAGCTTGCGCATCGAATACCAAAGACAAAGAGCAATATAAAACAATACGGATTATCCGTTATTGACCACCCGTTTAATGTACGGGCAACGTGCTCATTACGCTGTAACGCAGCGGTATTGATTGGTAATAGTTCGATAGAAAAGCAGCAGCTTATCGAAGCGATTAAAAGGGAGATAAAAGAATGA
- a CDS encoding DUF1064 domain-containing protein: MFRKPHKYNVVSKERRTADGITFDSMAEMNRYRELKMLEKSGVIASLELQPKFLLIPKTEKGGRAVYYKADFKYVKNGKTVYEDVKGVKTEVYKLKKKLLFYKYPDICFFENKV, from the coding sequence ATGTTTCGTAAACCGCACAAATACAATGTTGTAAGCAAAGAACGCCGAACAGCCGACGGCATCACGTTTGACAGTATGGCAGAGATGAATCGATATCGTGAGTTGAAAATGCTTGAAAAATCCGGCGTAATAGCAAGCCTTGAGCTACAGCCGAAATTCTTACTTATTCCGAAAACCGAAAAAGGCGGCAGGGCGGTTTACTACAAAGCTGACTTCAAATACGTCAAAAACGGCAAAACCGTATACGAAGATGTAAAAGGCGTAAAGACTGAAGTATACAAACTCAAGAAAAAACTGCTATTCTACAAATATCCTGATATTTGCTTTTTTGAAAATAAAGTGTGA
- a CDS encoding type II toxin-antitoxin system HicA family toxin, with protein sequence MNERMQAIKELEKAGYVFKRHGGNHDIYCNAELKCSIPLKRHSFNKNDLRYIQKEIEQGAKK encoded by the coding sequence ATGAATGAACGAATGCAAGCTATAAAAGAATTGGAAAAAGCTGGATATGTTTTTAAACGGCACGGCGGAAATCACGATATTTATTGCAATGCTGAATTAAAATGCTCTATTCCTTTAAAACGGCACAGTTTCAACAAAAATGACTTGCGGTACATTCAAAAAGAAATTGAACAAGGAGCGAAAAAATGA
- a CDS encoding type II toxin-antitoxin system HicB family antitoxin: MKYAYTAIFTEKDGTVYARVPDLKGCITTGRDLQDAIEQIEDAMAAWLCVAEDEQFEIAKATPQQQITHKKNDILSIIRADTTRYRAMAENKAIRKNVTLPAWLAEAAENANINFSQELQSALKQRLQIAL, from the coding sequence ATGAAATATGCTTATACTGCAATTTTTACAGAAAAAGATGGTACTGTGTATGCGCGTGTTCCTGATCTTAAAGGCTGTATAACGACCGGTAGAGATTTACAAGATGCCATAGAGCAAATCGAAGATGCGATGGCAGCATGGTTATGTGTGGCAGAAGATGAACAATTTGAAATTGCCAAAGCGACACCGCAACAGCAAATAACACACAAAAAAAATGATATACTCTCAATAATCAGAGCTGATACAACTCGATATCGGGCTATGGCTGAAAACAAAGCGATCCGTAAAAATGTAACGCTGCCTGCTTGGCTTGCGGAAGCGGCGGAAAATGCAAACATCAATTTTTCACAAGAATTACAAAGCGCATTAAAACAACGGTTGCAGATAGCATTGTAA
- a CDS encoding helix-turn-helix domain-containing protein: protein MQALEQKYQIDISIKGTGVQLVKDLVLQHYPQAHIRNIEETDDELEKREDIKLYKNLKSKIAPGDKVAGYRVRAGLSITELAKLTGISHTNISAMEANRRVIGLRVAQKLAKVLNCNYTDLLEV, encoded by the coding sequence ATGCAGGCATTAGAACAAAAATATCAAATTGATATTAGCATAAAAGGAACAGGTGTCCAACTCGTTAAGGATTTAGTATTACAACACTATCCGCAAGCCCATATCAGAAATATTGAAGAAACCGATGATGAGCTTGAAAAAAGGGAAGATATAAAATTATATAAAAACCTAAAATCAAAAATAGCACCAGGTGATAAGGTGGCTGGTTATAGAGTTCGTGCAGGACTTTCTATTACTGAATTGGCAAAACTTACAGGTATAAGCCATACCAATATTTCAGCAATGGAAGCAAACCGGCGGGTAATAGGCTTACGTGTTGCACAAAAGCTTGCAAAAGTTTTAAATTGCAATTACACGGATTTGTTGGAAGTATAG
- a CDS encoding ParB N-terminal domain-containing protein — protein sequence MRLEIINIQAIKPYENNPRKNERAVEKVAESIRLFGFKNPVILDKNNVIVCGHTRVKAAEKLGIIDIPCLYADDLTEDEIKAFRLIDNKTSEYSQWDFDKLGLEWNEDIADMLEGFDFNIGNVDDYSFAEMDINENGLEVKKKAKQGGGKRKIPLTEEEYNALNKQIDDYIGENGVVFGFIRSLLK from the coding sequence ATGAGACTGGAAATCATCAACATACAAGCAATAAAACCGTATGAGAATAATCCGCGTAAAAACGAGAGAGCAGTAGAAAAAGTTGCCGAAAGTATTCGACTGTTTGGTTTTAAGAATCCTGTTATTTTGGATAAAAACAATGTCATTGTGTGCGGACATACGCGGGTAAAAGCCGCTGAGAAACTTGGTATTATCGATATACCCTGTCTTTATGCTGATGATCTTACCGAAGATGAAATAAAAGCATTCCGCCTCATCGATAATAAAACATCCGAATACTCCCAATGGGATTTTGATAAGCTGGGATTAGAATGGAACGAAGACATTGCCGACATGCTGGAGGGTTTCGATTTTAATATCGGTAATGTTGACGATTACAGTTTTGCTGAAATGGATATAAACGAGAACGGACTTGAGGTAAAGAAAAAGGCGAAGCAAGGCGGTGGTAAACGGAAGATACCGCTTACGGAAGAAGAATACAATGCATTAAATAAGCAAATTGATGATTATATCGGCGAGAACGGCGTTGTTTTCGGTTTTATAAGGAGCTTACTCAAATGA
- a CDS encoding ParB N-terminal domain-containing protein — protein MIETITIKDLRPAAYNPRLIQDDNFEELKNSLQTLGIIIPILVNKKNMTIIAGHQRTKAAAAIGVDRVPCFMCDDIGIADEIFFNQMHNGTDRVFTKDNKYTGAEVRENEFLTINAQDFSIQTSKPFYVKEICNLMLRYGNIFSAVICNGIIYDGADYIKSCQLLGYKANIFFVPKEKQKDVEYFFSKSYGEYSYEKLEKRTFVQGLAQMYRNPNGKEYKNIVKENKSVLYENYVIPYIVKHPNASILDFGCGKGGYVKLLKERKYNIRGVEFYNHNVKSINVGLGHRQIDEFIAFIKDNGLFDIVVCDSVMNSVDSMDAEIAVLRVLNIVANGKIFISGRRVETILSKVNEKASTHTKRNFYFLDKDNFPGLYRQGQWFYQHFHTKETFQKSCEKAGLEMLLFEHKYSSGCWAAILKRKRKLTESEAKAAIDFEFDLPLPNGNSYQRNKEVWEVLKKYYASSNN, from the coding sequence ATGATTGAAACGATTACGATTAAAGATTTACGACCGGCGGCATATAATCCCCGTCTTATTCAGGATGATAACTTTGAAGAATTGAAAAATAGCCTTCAAACACTTGGTATTATTATTCCTATTTTGGTAAACAAAAAGAACATGACTATTATTGCTGGGCACCAAAGAACAAAAGCGGCTGCCGCAATTGGGGTTGATCGTGTTCCGTGCTTTATGTGTGATGATATAGGAATAGCTGATGAGATATTTTTTAACCAGATGCACAACGGAACCGACAGGGTTTTTACAAAAGACAACAAATACACTGGGGCCGAGGTACGAGAAAATGAATTTTTGACAATAAATGCGCAAGACTTTTCAATTCAAACAAGCAAACCGTTTTATGTAAAAGAAATTTGTAACTTAATGCTGCGGTACGGTAATATTTTTTCTGCGGTTATCTGTAATGGTATTATATACGATGGTGCCGATTACATTAAGTCATGCCAATTGTTAGGGTATAAGGCAAATATCTTTTTTGTTCCGAAAGAAAAGCAAAAGGATGTTGAATACTTTTTCTCAAAAAGCTACGGAGAATATTCATACGAAAAGCTTGAAAAACGGACGTTTGTACAGGGACTCGCGCAAATGTACCGTAATCCGAATGGAAAAGAATATAAAAACATCGTAAAAGAAAATAAAAGCGTTCTATATGAAAACTATGTTATTCCATACATAGTAAAACATCCTAATGCAAGCATTCTCGATTTCGGCTGTGGAAAAGGCGGCTATGTCAAACTTTTAAAAGAGAGAAAATATAATATTCGCGGCGTTGAGTTTTATAATCATAATGTAAAGAGTATCAATGTCGGTTTGGGACATAGGCAAATTGACGAATTTATAGCGTTCATCAAAGATAACGGATTATTTGACATTGTAGTTTGCGACAGTGTTATGAACTCTGTTGACAGTATGGATGCTGAAATTGCCGTATTACGGGTGTTAAACATTGTAGCAAACGGAAAAATATTTATCAGTGGCAGGCGGGTTGAAACTATCTTGTCTAAAGTAAATGAAAAAGCTTCTACTCACACCAAACGAAATTTCTATTTTTTGGATAAAGATAATTTTCCGGGGTTATACCGACAGGGGCAATGGTTTTATCAACATTTTCATACAAAAGAAACATTTCAAAAATCATGTGAGAAAGCTGGATTAGAAATGTTGCTTTTTGAGCATAAATACTCTTCCGGATGCTGGGCAGCGATATTAAAGCGAAAAAGGAAGCTTACAGAAAGCGAAGCAAAAGCGGCTATTGATTTTGAGTTTGATCTTCCATTACCGAACGGAAACTCATATCAAAGAAATAAAGAGGTATGGGAGGTTCTTAAAAAATATTATGCTTCCTCAAATAATTAG